From the genome of Gemmatimonas phototrophica, one region includes:
- a CDS encoding GNAT family N-acetyltransferase produces the protein MSLVLRAASAPDVPVIRELIEGLADYEELRHECIATDALLQQALFGERPYAEVVLAELDGQVAGFALFFHNFSTFLARPGIYLEDLFVRPAVRGHGVGKALLQHLAQLAVSRGCGRLEWSVLDWNVDAIGFYEKLGARAQDAWTVYRVTGDALTQLASGDA, from the coding sequence ATGTCTCTTGTGTTGCGGGCCGCTTCGGCGCCCGATGTGCCCGTCATTCGCGAGTTGATTGAAGGACTGGCTGACTATGAAGAGTTGCGCCACGAGTGTATCGCTACCGATGCGCTGTTGCAGCAGGCGCTCTTCGGCGAGCGCCCGTATGCGGAGGTCGTGCTCGCCGAGCTGGACGGACAGGTGGCCGGCTTTGCGCTGTTCTTTCACAATTTCTCCACCTTCCTTGCGCGTCCCGGGATCTACCTCGAAGATCTGTTCGTGCGCCCCGCCGTTCGTGGCCACGGGGTGGGCAAGGCACTGTTGCAGCATCTGGCCCAGCTGGCGGTGTCCCGTGGCTGTGGCCGGTTGGAGTGGTCGGTACTGGATTGGAACGTTGACGCCATTGGGTTTTACGAGAAGCTGGGCGCCCGCGCCCAGGATGCCTGGACTGTTTACCGTGTCACGGGTGATGCCCTGACGCAACTCGCCTCTGGAGACGCTTGA
- a CDS encoding NAD(P)/FAD-dependent oxidoreductase → MTPNVPVWDDGLWTPLPALTGHLSADACVIGLGGSGLTLIEELLRRDERVIGLDAFDVGAGAAGRNGGFLLAGTYDFYHDAIRRHGHARARAIYAATLQEMPRIAEAAPGTVRFVGSKRIAASDAELVDCEAQYAAMRADDLPCEWYDGADGRGLFIPTDGAFDPLTRCRLLAGAVRDDGATLFAQSPVLDISGSCVKTPMGTVHAGRIFVAVDGRVEQLVPELASQVRTARLQMLATEPTREITVPCPMYYREGYEYWQQLPDGRIALGGFRDAGGEEEWTTSTAPSPTVQAQLERFLREHLGVQAPISHRWAASAGYTTTGLPVIAQVRENVWAFGGYSGTGNVIGALSARAVAAAALDHDMSGVRMFLGDGWLPTDTHGQGASH, encoded by the coding sequence ATGACACCTAACGTGCCGGTCTGGGACGATGGACTGTGGACGCCTCTCCCCGCACTCACCGGCCATCTCAGCGCCGATGCGTGCGTGATTGGCCTCGGCGGCTCGGGGCTCACGCTCATCGAAGAACTACTGCGGCGTGATGAACGCGTGATCGGATTGGACGCGTTTGACGTGGGCGCTGGAGCGGCCGGTCGAAACGGTGGCTTTCTGTTAGCGGGCACTTACGATTTTTATCACGACGCCATTCGTCGGCACGGCCACGCGCGGGCCCGGGCCATCTATGCCGCGACATTGCAGGAGATGCCACGCATTGCGGAGGCGGCACCCGGCACGGTGCGCTTCGTGGGCTCCAAGCGCATTGCCGCCTCCGACGCCGAACTGGTTGATTGCGAAGCGCAGTACGCCGCCATGCGCGCCGATGATCTCCCGTGCGAATGGTACGACGGGGCTGATGGACGCGGGCTGTTCATTCCCACCGATGGCGCCTTTGATCCGCTGACGCGCTGCCGCCTCTTGGCCGGTGCCGTGCGCGACGACGGAGCCACCCTCTTTGCGCAGTCGCCGGTGCTCGACATCAGTGGCAGCTGCGTGAAGACCCCAATGGGCACTGTGCACGCCGGCCGTATTTTTGTGGCGGTGGACGGCCGGGTTGAGCAGCTGGTGCCGGAGCTTGCGTCGCAGGTGCGCACGGCGCGGCTGCAGATGCTGGCCACGGAACCGACGCGTGAAATCACCGTGCCGTGCCCGATGTATTACCGCGAAGGGTACGAGTACTGGCAGCAGTTGCCTGATGGCCGGATCGCCCTTGGGGGCTTTCGGGATGCCGGAGGCGAAGAGGAGTGGACCACGAGCACCGCACCCTCGCCCACGGTGCAGGCGCAGCTGGAGCGATTCCTCCGCGAACACCTTGGTGTTCAGGCGCCCATCTCGCATCGATGGGCGGCGTCGGCGGGATACACCACGACCGGGCTCCCCGTTATTGCGCAGGTGCGCGAGAACGTGTGGGCGTTCGGGGGGTACTCCGGAACGGGGAACGTCATTGGAGCGCTCAGTGCGCGCGCCGTAGCGGCTGCGGCACTGGATCATGACATGTCGGGTGTCCGGATGTTCCTTGGGGACGGCTGGTTGCCCACCGACACCCATGGGCAGGGAGCCTCGCACTAG